One window of Mediterraneibacter gnavus ATCC 29149 genomic DNA carries:
- a CDS encoding VaFE repeat-containing surface-anchored protein, with protein MNKLVKRLLTGTLAFATILTALPVTAVHASSNQYWTESAERVGYIEHVMNDGSIKSTFNEGHMKVEGETAYCVDINTSFKNGYKTRSDASTRMSSDQIADVALSLEYVKQYTASHTNLNYKQGYLLEQCVVWQRLSEQLGWQCDNVRASYNEIPQAVQNEVYAGAKVFVKANKGRYECGGYIYTGEGQDIGQFWAKLNVGNAKVKKTSSNPTVTDGNANYSFEGATFGVYSDKGCNSQLATLTADGNSDTKEVEVKAGTVYIKELSAPKGYKLDSTVHALNVEVGKTATLTVADTPKVTETLIDLFKIDMETGKSTPQGTASLEGAEFTWSYYDGYYNADNLPAKATRTWTTKTVAEKDSDGTIHYVSRLADSYKVSGDSFYTQDGKNVLPLGTLTVTETKAPNGYLLDGAYMQADGSSEQIKGTYLTQISEDGELTVLSGSNQYSVSDKVIRGGVKIQKRDLETKDTKAQGSATLQYTEFNIISLNDSPVLVEGKLYNKNETVKKIQTGIDGIDSTSADLLPYGNYRLEESKAPEGYLTDGAKAIDFSITEDRKIVDLTDKSHSVYNQIKRGDIEGVKIGAGTHKRLAGVPFRITSKTTGESHIVVTDKNGQFSTASSWASHKVNTNAGKSSEDGVWFGTSEPDDSKGALLYDTYVIEELKCDSNAGFKLIPAFEVVVSRNKVTVDLGTLTDEYEKEITIHTTATDKKTGEKMIVAGKDIKIVDKVTLDGLEVGTKYKLSGWQMLKEENAELLIDGKHVDSDYTFTADSEKMTVEITYSFDGSALGGQNLVTFEELYDMSNPKEPVKVAEHKDINDDGQTVLITERIITIHTTATDKNGKKEIEAEKDVTIVDKVTLDGLEIGIKYKLSGWQMLKEENAELLIDGKKVSNDYEFTADSEKMTVEIAFTFDGSSLGGKSLVTFEELYDISNPDEPKKVTEHKDITDDGQTVTIKEVPEVPDTPKDTDTPDTPSTITKTSDSPKTGDNTNIYAYLAMLGLSCVGLGGMLYFKRRRKKS; from the coding sequence ATGAATAAGCTAGTAAAGCGATTGCTGACAGGAACGCTTGCTTTTGCAACGATTCTCACGGCATTACCAGTGACGGCGGTTCATGCTTCCAGCAATCAATACTGGACAGAATCAGCAGAACGTGTCGGCTACATTGAACACGTTATGAATGATGGTTCTATCAAATCTACATTCAATGAGGGACACATGAAAGTTGAGGGCGAAACTGCCTACTGTGTGGACATCAATACCAGTTTCAAGAATGGATATAAAACACGTTCTGACGCAAGCACCCGCATGAGTAGCGATCAGATTGCGGACGTTGCTCTTTCTTTAGAGTACGTCAAGCAATATACCGCTTCTCATACGAACTTGAATTATAAACAAGGTTATCTGTTGGAACAGTGTGTTGTCTGGCAGAGATTGAGTGAACAGCTCGGCTGGCAATGCGATAACGTCAGAGCTTCCTATAATGAAATCCCACAGGCGGTACAGAATGAAGTGTACGCTGGTGCGAAAGTATTTGTGAAAGCAAACAAGGGACGCTATGAATGTGGCGGTTACATCTACACTGGCGAAGGACAGGACATCGGACAGTTCTGGGCGAAGTTAAATGTGGGAAATGCAAAGGTCAAAAAGACTTCTTCCAATCCCACGGTCACAGATGGCAATGCCAACTATTCCTTTGAGGGTGCGACATTTGGCGTCTATTCTGATAAGGGCTGTAACAGCCAGCTTGCCACACTTACTGCCGATGGAAACAGCGATACCAAAGAAGTTGAGGTAAAAGCCGGAACAGTTTACATCAAAGAGCTTTCTGCTCCAAAGGGTTACAAGCTGGATTCTACTGTACATGCCTTAAATGTGGAAGTTGGAAAAACAGCGACTTTGACTGTTGCTGACACTCCAAAGGTCACCGAAACTTTGATTGATTTATTTAAAATCGACATGGAAACAGGAAAATCCACTCCACAGGGAACTGCTTCTTTAGAGGGTGCAGAGTTCACATGGAGCTATTATGACGGATACTACAATGCAGACAATCTTCCTGCAAAGGCTACCCGTACATGGACAACCAAAACCGTTGCAGAAAAAGACAGTGACGGAACTATCCATTATGTATCCAGACTTGCCGACAGCTACAAGGTATCCGGCGACAGCTTCTATACACAGGACGGTAAAAATGTACTGCCACTTGGTACACTCACTGTCACAGAAACAAAAGCTCCTAACGGCTACTTATTAGATGGTGCATATATGCAGGCTGACGGAAGTTCTGAACAGATTAAGGGGACGTACCTTACACAGATTTCCGAAGATGGCGAACTTACCGTACTTTCTGGAAGCAACCAGTATTCCGTATCTGACAAGGTTATCCGTGGCGGTGTAAAAATCCAGAAACGTGACCTTGAAACAAAGGATACCAAAGCACAGGGAAGTGCGACCTTACAGTACACAGAATTTAATATCATTTCCTTAAATGACAGTCCTGTACTGGTAGAGGGAAAATTATACAACAAGAATGAAACTGTCAAGAAGATTCAGACAGGCATTGATGGAATTGATTCTACTTCTGCTGACTTGCTTCCTTACGGAAATTACAGATTAGAAGAAAGTAAAGCACCAGAGGGCTACTTAACAGATGGTGCAAAAGCAATCGACTTTTCTATCACGGAAGATAGAAAAATCGTGGACTTGACTGACAAATCTCACTCTGTCTACAACCAGATTAAGCGTGGCGATATTGAGGGTGTAAAAATCGGTGCAGGTACACACAAACGCCTTGCAGGTGTTCCATTCAGAATCACAAGCAAGACAACGGGAGAATCCCATATTGTAGTTACTGACAAAAACGGTCAGTTCTCCACTGCTTCAAGCTGGGCTTCCCACAAGGTCAATACCAATGCCGGAAAATCCAGTGAGGACGGTGTATGGTTTGGTACATCTGAACCAGACGACAGCAAAGGTGCATTACTTTATGATACCTATGTGATTGAGGAATTAAAGTGTGATTCCAACGCCGGATTTAAGCTGATTCCAGCATTTGAGGTAGTCGTATCCAGAAATAAAGTGACCGTAGATTTAGGGACACTGACCGATGAATACGAAAAAGAAATCACAATCCATACCACAGCTACCGACAAGAAAACAGGCGAAAAAATGATTGTTGCCGGAAAAGACATCAAGATCGTGGACAAAGTCACACTTGATGGCTTGGAAGTTGGAACAAAATATAAACTTTCCGGCTGGCAGATGTTAAAGGAAGAAAACGCCGAACTTCTGATTGACGGGAAACATGTAGACAGTGATTACACATTCACTGCTGACAGCGAAAAAATGACGGTTGAGATTACCTACAGTTTTGATGGTTCAGCTCTTGGCGGTCAGAACCTTGTTACATTTGAGGAATTGTACGATATGAGCAATCCGAAAGAGCCTGTCAAGGTTGCCGAACATAAAGACATCAACGATGATGGACAGACGGTTCTTATCACGGAACGTATCATCACAATCCATACTACTGCTACGGACAAGAACGGCAAGAAAGAAATCGAAGCCGAAAAAGATGTAACGATTGTGGATAAAGTCACATTAGATGGTCTGGAAATTGGAATAAAATACAAACTTTCCGGCTGGCAGATGTTAAAAGAGGAAAATGCAGAACTTCTGATTGATGGAAAGAAAGTATCCAATGATTATGAGTTCACAGCCGACAGTGAAAAAATGACGGTAGAGATTGCCTTTACCTTTGATGGTTCTTCTCTTGGTGGCAAGAGCCTTGTTACATTTGAGGAATTATACGATATAAGCAATCCAGACGAACCAAAGAAAGTGACGGAACATAAGGACATCACAGACGATGGACAGACTGTGACAATCAAGGAAGTGCCGGAAGTCCCAGACACACCAAAGGATACCGACACGCCGGATACACCATCTACGATTACTAAGACAAGTGACAGTCCAAAAACAGGCGACAATACCAATATCTATGCTTATCTTGCCATGCTCGGTCTTTCCTGCGTAGGGCTTGGCGGTATGCTTTACTTCAAACGCCGTAGAAAGAAATCATAA
- a CDS encoding YdcP family protein, with protein sequence MELRFVVPNMEKTFGNLEFAGENTTEQQRINGRMAVITRSYNLYSDVQRADDVVVTLPAKAGEKHFLPEQKVKLINPRITTDGYKIGERGFVNYILLADDMLPVESK encoded by the coding sequence ATGGAATTAAGATTTGTCGTACCAAACATGGAAAAGACATTCGGGAACTTGGAGTTTGCCGGAGAAAATACTACGGAACAGCAGAGAATCAACGGGCGTATGGCTGTCATTACCAGAAGCTACAACCTGTATTCCGATGTGCAGAGAGCTGATGATGTAGTTGTGACACTTCCTGCCAAAGCTGGCGAAAAACATTTCTTGCCGGAGCAGAAAGTAAAACTTATCAATCCACGAATCACTACCGATGGCTATAAAATCGGGGAACGTGGATTTGTCAATTACATCTTACTTGCAGACGATATGTTACCAGTGGAAAGTAAATAA
- a CDS encoding YdcP family protein produces the protein MRLANGIVIDKEKTFGVLKFSALRREVHVQNEDGTVSEEIKERTYDLKCNTQGRMIQVSVPATVPLKDYGYNAEVELINPVADTVANANYRGADVDWYVKADDILLKNKDAHAGNPQNNAPQQPPKK, from the coding sequence ATGAGATTAGCAAATGGAATCGTCATTGATAAAGAAAAGACTTTCGGAGTGTTGAAGTTCTCCGCATTACGCCGTGAGGTTCATGTACAGAATGAAGATGGAACGGTCAGTGAAGAAATTAAGGAACGCACCTACGATTTGAAATGCAACACACAGGGACGCATGATACAGGTATCTGTTCCGGCGACTGTGCCGTTAAAAGATTATGGCTACAACGCCGAAGTGGAACTTATCAATCCTGTTGCAGACACGGTAGCCAATGCGAATTATCGTGGTGCAGATGTGGACTGGTATGTAAAGGCAGACGATATTCTTCTAAAGAACAAAGATGCTCATGCCGGAAATCCACAGAACAATGCCCCACAGCAACCGCCGAAGAAATAA
- a CDS encoding DUF4825 domain-containing protein, translating to MKRKILAIIPIVMLIIYLSACGRKETLYEIPDLSQYKTDYVGDSSNVINIVSKQDYPEGYSYDSIEIQSETKPYGLTVFLKAEPSASMLEDELQVNADMTFDLIGNLGTLDYKTADSKEIIASYER from the coding sequence ATGAAGAGAAAAATACTTGCAATTATTCCGATTGTCATGTTAATAATTTACCTGTCTGCATGTGGCAGAAAGGAAACATTGTATGAAATTCCTGATTTATCACAATATAAGACAGATTATGTGGGTGATTCTTCAAATGTTATAAATATTGTAAGTAAACAGGATTATCCAGAGGGCTACTCTTATGACAGCATAGAGATACAGTCTGAAACAAAACCTTATGGATTAACAGTTTTTCTAAAAGCTGAACCATCTGCGTCTATGCTTGAAGATGAATTACAGGTTAATGCAGATATGACATTTGATTTAATTGGTAATTTAGGAACACTTGATTATAAAACAGCAGATAGCAAAGAAATTATTGCATCGTATGAACGGTAG
- a CDS encoding DUF3784 domain-containing protein, with protein sequence MKLADLATGSDVIVWIVFVIFAVLSIILLSGHGSWFISGYNTASKEEKEKYDEKKLCRTMGFGMSIIAILALTMVLLENILPAFFVYIALGIILVDVVVIIILGNTVCRK encoded by the coding sequence ATGAAATTAGCAGATTTAGCAACAGGTTCTGATGTGATAGTGTGGATTGTCTTTGTGATATTTGCTGTACTTTCTATAATTTTACTTTCTGGACACGGAAGTTGGTTTATTTCTGGATATAATACAGCTTCAAAAGAAGAAAAGGAAAAATACGATGAAAAGAAGTTATGTAGGACAATGGGATTTGGAATGTCCATTATCGCAATTCTTGCATTAACTATGGTGTTATTGGAAAATATTTTACCTGCATTTTTTGTATATATTGCATTGGGGATTATTTTGGTTGATGTTGTGGTAATTATCATTTTAGGGAACACGGTATGCAGAAAGTAA
- a CDS encoding DUF6483 family protein → MNFTDEKDYIMRMIKEMVRVLFSLAFGKKYVSVELEKENKYEVSGKNLKNFLNMIDLGQINEAENILLDSIDYTNKNEVMAVALFYQYLSEKDNQFLENNNYTKEEVLSGFKQLLMKSGYRDLLYLLKYDE, encoded by the coding sequence ATGAATTTTACCGATGAAAAAGATTACATCATGCGAATGATAAAAGAAATGGTAAGAGTATTATTTTCATTAGCCTTTGGGAAAAAGTATGTTTCTGTTGAACTTGAAAAAGAAAACAAGTATGAAGTATCGGGAAAAAATTTGAAAAATTTTCTTAATATGATTGATTTAGGACAGATTAACGAAGCAGAGAACATACTTTTAGATAGCATTGACTATACAAACAAAAACGAAGTAATGGCGGTGGCTCTTTTTTATCAGTACCTTAGTGAAAAAGATAATCAGTTTTTGGAAAACAACAATTATACAAAAGAAGAAGTGCTTTCTGGTTTCAAACAATTACTTATGAAATCGGGATATAGAGATTTGCTTTATTTGCTCAAATATGATGAATAA
- the mobT gene encoding MobT family relaxase, with the protein MSQFFRKGGIALNDTEWIQDFADRRLQYGVSQTKLAVMAGISREHLSRIESGKVAVTEEMKAKLLEALEKFNPEAPLTMLFDYVRIRFPTLDIGHIIKDILQLNIQYMIHEDFGHYSYTEHYYIGDIFVYTSPDEEKGVLLELKGKGCRQFESYLLAQERSWYDFLMDALVDGGVMKRLDLAINDHTGMLDIPELTEKCRNEECVSVFRSFKSYASGELVKHEEQDKAGMGYTLYIGSLKSEVYFCVYEKSYEQYIKLGIPIEEAPIKNRFEIRLKNERAYYAVRDLLTYYDAERTAFSIINRYVRFVDKEADKKRSDWKLSVRWAWFIGENREPLKLTTKPEPYTLDRTLRWIQRQVDPTLKMLETITAKTGVDYLKEIRKSTKLTEKHYKIIEQQTTSTEDVILEKEN; encoded by the coding sequence ATGTCACAGTTTTTTCGTAAAGGGGGTATCGCACTGAATGATACAGAGTGGATACAGGATTTTGCAGACAGGCGTTTGCAGTACGGTGTATCCCAGACGAAACTTGCGGTCATGGCTGGAATCAGCCGTGAACATTTAAGCCGTATCGAATCCGGCAAGGTGGCGGTCACAGAAGAAATGAAAGCGAAACTTTTGGAAGCTCTGGAAAAATTCAATCCAGAAGCACCGCTTACCATGCTATTTGATTATGTGAGGATACGGTTTCCGACACTGGATATTGGACATATCATTAAGGACATTTTACAGCTCAATATCCAGTACATGATACATGAGGACTTCGGGCATTACAGCTACACGGAACACTATTACATCGGAGATATTTTCGTATACACTTCTCCCGATGAAGAAAAAGGTGTCCTGCTGGAACTGAAAGGAAAAGGCTGTCGCCAGTTTGAAAGCTATCTGCTGGCACAGGAACGGAGCTGGTATGACTTCCTTATGGACGCTCTTGTGGACGGCGGTGTGATGAAACGCCTTGACCTTGCCATCAATGACCATACAGGAATGTTGGATATTCCAGAACTGACTGAAAAATGCCGGAATGAGGAATGTGTATCGGTGTTCCGTTCCTTTAAGTCCTATGCTTCCGGCGAACTGGTCAAGCATGAGGAACAGGACAAGGCTGGTATGGGCTACACGCTTTATATCGGTTCATTAAAAAGTGAGGTGTACTTCTGTGTCTATGAAAAGAGCTATGAGCAGTACATCAAACTAGGGATTCCAATTGAGGAAGCCCCCATAAAAAACAGATTTGAAATACGGTTGAAAAATGAACGTGCTTATTATGCTGTCCGTGACCTGCTGACTTACTATGACGCTGAACGGACGGCATTTTCTATTATCAACCGTTATGTACGCTTCGTGGATAAGGAAGCAGACAAGAAACGGAGCGACTGGAAATTATCTGTCCGCTGGGCGTGGTTCATCGGGGAAAACAGAGAGCCGTTAAAGCTCACAACCAAACCCGAACCCTACACACTGGACAGAACCCTACGTTGGATTCAACGGCAGGTTGACCCGACACTCAAAATGCTGGAAACAATCACAGCGAAAACAGGCGTTGATTATCTGAAAGAAATCCGTAAATCTACGAAACTGACGGAAAAGCATTACAAGATAATCGAACAACAGACCACATCTACCGAAGATGTAATTTTGGAAAAGGAGAATTGA
- a CDS encoding DUF3789 domain-containing protein, whose product MQRLLFDFLFFSLGGTVGVIAMCILQTGRQSDRKMMELKGEKKA is encoded by the coding sequence ATGCAACGATTATTATTTGACTTCCTGTTCTTCTCTTTAGGGGGAACAGTTGGCGTGATTGCCATGTGTATTTTACAGACTGGCAGACAGTCTGACAGAAAAATGATGGAACTGAAAGGAGAAAAGAAAGCATGA
- a CDS encoding ribosomal-processing cysteine protease Prp encodes MVRIRPERIEIFGHAGYAEPGKDIVCAGVTALTQTLIQSIENLTDDKIEYRISSGKVEVEYRNLSEKSKTLVDSFFVGICLIAEEFPEHVKVR; translated from the coding sequence GTGGTGAGAATTCGACCAGAGCGAATTGAAATCTTTGGACACGCAGGGTATGCAGAACCCGGAAAAGACATTGTTTGCGCTGGCGTCACGGCGCTTACGCAGACGCTGATCCAGTCAATTGAAAATTTAACAGATGATAAAATAGAATACAGAATCTCTTCCGGAAAGGTTGAGGTAGAATACAGGAATCTGTCAGAGAAATCAAAAACTCTGGTGGATTCCTTTTTCGTTGGCATCTGTTTGATTGCAGAAGAATTTCCGGAACATGTGAAAGTGAGGTGA
- a CDS encoding Rha family transcriptional regulator: MTELVYLKNDEAVCDSLQVAEKFHKEHRNVLQNIDNLIAENSAVQNMFRQSHYKADNGQSYRKFYMNRDGFSLLAMGFTGKKALEWKLQYIKAFNQMEAFIKEKTTQTWVETRKAGKLTRRAETDTIQKLVGYAKGQGSTHAEMLYMTYSKLANKMAGIGKRDEATVMQLNNLSLMENIILHVIDTGILTGKHYKEIYQDCKKRLETVKDLAYLESVA, encoded by the coding sequence ATGACAGAACTCGTATATTTAAAAAATGATGAAGCAGTGTGTGACAGCTTACAGGTGGCTGAGAAGTTTCATAAAGAACACAGAAACGTGTTGCAAAATATAGATAATCTCATTGCTGAAAATTCAGCAGTGCAAAATATGTTCAGGCAATCACATTACAAAGCAGACAATGGTCAGTCATACAGGAAGTTTTATATGAACCGCGATGGCTTTTCCCTTCTGGCAATGGGGTTCACTGGTAAGAAAGCTCTTGAATGGAAATTGCAGTACATCAAAGCATTTAATCAGATGGAAGCGTTCATCAAAGAAAAGACAACTCAGACATGGGTAGAAACAAGAAAAGCCGGAAAACTGACCAGAAGAGCAGAGACAGACACCATTCAGAAGTTAGTGGGATATGCAAAGGGCCAGGGGAGTACACACGCAGAGATGCTTTACATGACCTATTCAAAACTGGCAAATAAGATGGCTGGAATTGGAAAACGTGATGAAGCAACAGTGATGCAACTGAATAATCTTTCACTGATGGAAAACATCATTCTCCATGTGATCGACACTGGAATACTGACGGGAAAACATTACAAGGAGATTTATCAGGATTGTAAGAAGAGATTGGAAACCGTGAAGGATCTGGCTTACCTAGAATCTGTTGCGTAG
- a CDS encoding DUF739 family protein: MAFNYDKLKGRIIEKFGTQYRFAEAMKWSERTLCLKLSSERPWKQTDICKAVELLDLAQEDIPKYFFKEEVQNIEL, translated from the coding sequence ATGGCATTCAATTATGACAAATTAAAAGGTCGGATAATTGAGAAGTTTGGAACTCAGTATAGGTTTGCGGAAGCTATGAAATGGTCGGAAAGAACGCTTTGCTTGAAATTGAGTAGTGAGAGACCGTGGAAGCAGACAGATATCTGTAAAGCAGTAGAACTTCTAGATTTGGCACAGGAAGACATACCTAAATATTTTTTTAAAGAAGAAGTTCAAAATATTGAACTTTGA
- a CDS encoding transcriptional regulator has translation MKKESTATRLKKIMETKGLRQVDVLKLTAPYCEQYGIKMNKSDISQYCSGKNEPNQEKLFVLGKALNVSESWLMGFDVPMGRNDYEFKDAIGPDNLSFNNVEEFKKAYDQSVLRKNRLEYRLLENMRKLNNNGKKSLLNYSEILLGNPNFIESNNHLSVLAAHERTDIKVTDEMRKHDKDIMMDDSEWE, from the coding sequence ATGAAGAAAGAAAGCACTGCTACTAGGCTAAAAAAGATTATGGAGACAAAGGGACTTAGACAAGTAGATGTTCTGAAATTAACTGCACCATACTGTGAACAATATGGGATAAAAATGAACAAATCAGATATAAGTCAATACTGTTCCGGGAAAAATGAACCTAATCAAGAAAAATTGTTCGTTTTAGGAAAAGCATTGAATGTAAGCGAGTCATGGCTGATGGGATTTGACGTACCGATGGGACGTAATGACTACGAATTTAAAGATGCGATTGGTCCTGACAACCTATCATTTAATAATGTAGAGGAATTCAAGAAAGCTTACGATCAAAGTGTGCTCAGAAAAAATAGATTAGAATATAGACTTTTAGAGAACATGAGAAAGTTGAATAATAACGGAAAGAAAAGTCTTTTGAACTATTCTGAAATATTACTTGGAAATCCGAACTTTATAGAATCCAACAATCATTTATCAGTATTAGCAGCTCATGAACGCACCGATATTAAAGTAACAGATGAAATGAGAAAACACGATAAAGACATCATGATGGATGACTCTGAATGGGAGTGA
- a CDS encoding ImmA/IrrE family metallo-endopeptidase: protein MTVYEELLEEANSSGLIVREKALSGSDGLIYRNRIAISNRLKTSAEKACVLAEEIGHHHTAVGDIFDLQDIENMKQEQKGRLHGYNRMIGLRGIISAFNAGCQNRYEVAEHLHVTEEYLQEAIDCYKGKYGEYIAVDNYVIYFIPNLAVMEMI, encoded by the coding sequence ATGACAGTTTATGAAGAACTATTGGAAGAGGCAAATAGTAGCGGACTTATTGTCCGCGAAAAGGCTCTTTCCGGCAGTGATGGTTTAATATACAGAAATAGAATTGCGATATCCAATAGGTTGAAAACATCCGCAGAAAAGGCTTGCGTCTTAGCTGAAGAAATCGGACATCACCATACTGCTGTCGGTGATATCTTTGATCTACAAGATATTGAAAATATGAAGCAAGAACAAAAAGGAAGATTGCACGGGTATAACCGGATGATCGGATTGCGAGGCATCATATCAGCTTTTAATGCTGGATGCCAAAATAGATATGAGGTTGCAGAACATCTACATGTCACTGAAGAATATCTGCAAGAAGCTATTGACTGCTATAAAGGAAAATACGGTGAGTATATTGCTGTAGATAATTATGTTATCTATTTTATTCCTAATTTAGCGGTCATGGAAATGATATAA
- a CDS encoding recombinase family protein has protein sequence MSYFIYARKSRKDAELEALGIDVLERHITTLLELAKTLSLPIGAIYREVVSGDSIDARPVMTQVLSEVEACMWDGALVMDVDRLARGDTIDQGRVQRAFFYSNTRIVTPNKTYDPANEYDNEYFEFSLFMSRREYATIKRRMQRGRERSSSDGYYVGNVAPYGWERVIAPDGKHYSLAPHQTEAPVLDLMYDLCGNKQYGYQKACTYMSNMGILARSGKPFTPSTLKGIISNPANIGKVRWGHRKTVRAVKDGRVVKSRPKATDYILSDAAWAPRISPDLFKRANQPKGCFSAPVRNDRPIQNLFAGLVRCSQCGRLMVRKKAQTKTPYDVLICQYTECSTVGIRIDELEEALLGWLKDYIAKYEFADTHEEDTAAIAAKELIVTNFETEHQTLLKQRESLFDFLEQGIYTKEIFIERSNALEQRIRDCMNNITAAREDLHTTIARQANRKNFVPKCKNLLSEWDSLTVSEKNSALRQLIDRIVLTKTKRNKKNQKNSEFTIDVYPKVPK, from the coding sequence ATGTCTTATTTTATCTACGCCAGAAAATCCAGAAAAGACGCCGAACTGGAAGCGCTAGGGATTGATGTTCTGGAACGCCACATTACTACCCTGTTAGAGTTGGCAAAGACTCTCTCTCTTCCGATCGGTGCGATTTACAGGGAAGTTGTGTCTGGAGACAGTATCGATGCCCGTCCAGTCATGACGCAAGTACTATCCGAGGTGGAAGCCTGTATGTGGGATGGTGCCCTCGTAATGGACGTAGATCGTCTGGCCAGAGGTGATACGATCGATCAGGGGCGTGTGCAGCGTGCATTTTTTTATTCCAACACCCGGATTGTAACACCAAATAAAACCTACGATCCTGCAAACGAGTATGATAATGAGTACTTTGAGTTCAGTTTATTTATGAGCCGCCGGGAGTACGCCACAATCAAGCGCCGAATGCAGCGTGGCAGGGAACGTTCCAGTTCTGACGGTTATTACGTTGGCAATGTTGCCCCTTATGGATGGGAGCGCGTCATTGCGCCGGATGGAAAACACTACTCTCTCGCCCCACATCAGACAGAAGCACCCGTCCTTGATCTAATGTATGATCTGTGCGGAAATAAGCAGTACGGATACCAGAAAGCCTGTACCTATATGTCCAATATGGGGATCCTTGCAAGGAGTGGCAAACCTTTTACGCCATCTACTTTAAAAGGGATTATCTCAAATCCAGCAAACATCGGTAAAGTCCGCTGGGGGCATCGTAAGACTGTCAGGGCTGTAAAAGATGGGCGTGTAGTAAAGTCCCGTCCAAAAGCCACAGATTACATCCTCTCAGATGCGGCATGGGCGCCACGGATCAGCCCAGACTTATTTAAACGCGCGAACCAACCAAAAGGATGTTTTTCTGCTCCAGTCAGAAACGACAGACCGATACAAAATCTATTTGCAGGTCTGGTCAGATGCTCGCAATGCGGCCGGCTTATGGTCCGCAAGAAAGCGCAGACGAAAACGCCCTATGATGTGCTGATCTGCCAGTATACCGAATGTTCCACGGTCGGAATACGGATTGATGAACTGGAAGAAGCTCTTCTGGGGTGGCTGAAAGACTACATAGCCAAATATGAATTTGCTGACACTCATGAGGAAGATACTGCTGCTATTGCCGCAAAAGAATTGATCGTCACAAATTTTGAGACTGAACATCAGACGCTTTTAAAGCAGAGGGAATCCTTATTCGATTTTTTAGAGCAGGGAATTTACACAAAAGAAATTTTTATTGAGCGTTCGAATGCACTGGAGCAGCGGATCAGAGACTGCATGAATAACATCACTGCTGCCCGTGAAGATTTGCATACCACAATCGCAAGACAGGCAAACCGGAAAAATTTTGTGCCGAAGTGCAAGAATTTATTGAGTGAGTGGGACTCTCTGACTGTCTCGGAAAAGAACAGCGCCTTGAGACAGCTGATTGACAGGATTGTTCTGACTAAGACGAAGCGGAACAAGAAAAACCAGAAAAACTCTGAATTCACAATCGATGTGTACCCGAAAGTGCCGAAATAA
- a CDS encoding spore coat protein CotJB, protein MTDRPCRTELLNHINAVSFAVDEVKLYLDTHPQDPDALAYFEKYSRMRNQAMKEYAMNFGPLTIDTATASCSEYWKWINEPWPWQEGGC, encoded by the coding sequence ATGACAGACCGTCCATGTAGAACAGAATTATTAAATCATATCAACGCTGTCAGTTTCGCGGTGGATGAAGTGAAATTATATCTGGATACCCACCCGCAGGATCCGGATGCACTGGCTTATTTCGAAAAATACAGCCGGATGCGCAACCAGGCAATGAAAGAATATGCCATGAATTTCGGACCTTTGACGATTGATACAGCCACAGCATCCTGCAGTGAATACTGGAAATGGATCAATGAGCCGTGGCCGTGGCAGGAAGGAGGATGCTGA